The Quercus lobata isolate SW786 chromosome 4, ValleyOak3.0 Primary Assembly, whole genome shotgun sequence genome segment TCGGAGGAGGTTTCGAATGAGTCGTTCTCTTTTTTTACGTATTAAATCTAATCtagaagagaaagatgaatattttgttcaaaaaagaaatgctaCCGGATTGCTTGGTTTGTCTTCCCTTCAGAAGATGACTGCCGCACTAAGGATGCTTGCGTATGGAGTAGCGGCAGATTTTACAGATGAATATGTGAGAATTGGAGAAAGCACTGCAATAGAGAGtctcaaaaaatttgttgaagccATAGTCGATATTTATTCTACAGAGTACTTGAGGTCTCCAAATAGCAATGACATTGCTAGGTTGCTAAGAGTTGGTGAAAGGCGTGGATTTCCAGGGATGCTAGGAAGCATTGATTGCATGCACTGGAAATGGAAGAATTGCCCATCGGGGTGGAAAGGTCAGTATACTGGTCATAGTCGTGAGCCAACAATTATTTTGGAAGCAGTAGCATCATATGATCTTTGGATATGGCATGCATTTTTTGGGTTACCTGGGTCTCATAATGACATCAATGTGCTAGACCGTTCTTTTATATTTACCAACCTTGCTCAAGGTCGTGCACCTTCGGTGAATTACTCAATCAATGGACATGATTATACAATGGGATATTATCTTGCTGATGGTATATATCCTTCATGGTCCACTTTTGTAAAGACAATCTCCGTTCCACTGGGTAGAAAGAATAGTCTTTTTGCTACAACTCAGGAGTCAACAAGGAAGGATGTAGAGCGTGCGTTTGGAGTACTTCAAGCACGATTTGCAATCATTCGTGGGCCTGCACGTCTTTGGAAAACAGAGGCTCTTGATTACATTATGAAGGCATGCATAATATTGCATAACATGATAATTGAAGATGAACGTGATACTAATGGAGCAGAAGACtttgattatgaacaattgccTGAAAGCATCCCTACAACAGTGTCCCATGAGCCTGCAGAAGAATTTAGTCAATTTACGGCATTC includes the following:
- the LOC115985608 gene encoding uncharacterized protein LOC115985608 codes for the protein FAESPVYPPNIFRRRFRMSRSLFLRIKSNLEEKDEYFVQKRNATGLLGLSSLQKMTAALRMLAYGVAADFTDEYVRIGESTAIESLKKFVEAIVDIYSTEYLRSPNSNDIARLLRVGERRGFPGMLGSIDCMHWKWKNCPSGWKGQYTGHSREPTIILEAVASYDLWIWHAFFGLPGSHNDINVLDRSFIFTNLAQGRAPSVNYSINGHDYTMGYYLADGIYPSWSTFVKTISVPLGRKNSLFATTQESTRKDVERAFGVLQARFAIIRGPARLWKTEALDYIMKACIILHNMIIEDERDTNGAEDFDYEQLPESIPTTVSHEPAEEFSQFTAFIAAHEKN